TTCACCCTTCTGAAAGGGCAAACAGAATCATTGTGCGACAAATTCTCACCGGAACTACTGAATACATGCATCCTATGAATCTCAGCACCATTCTGGCTATGGACGCCAAGGTTTAATTCCTTGAGTATCCCCCCTCCGCACCCTTCTTCAAAGAAATGATTTCTTGTAGTTTGTTTGCTATATCATATTTTATTGTCGTATGTGTCAACTTGTGATTCTCTACTTTTCGATGTTTTCAGTTCATCAGGGCATTGGAGTGTTTCGTGTATTGTTTTACATGTATTGAACTTTATATATAGATTGGGTAATGCATTTGTGTTTCAGATTCATGGTCATATTGTAATAAGTTAATCATATTTTATATATAGATAATAACCTGATCAGAGGAAATTTTCTGTTGAGCTTCTGTATGAATTTTCTGTTGAGCTTCTGTATGTCCACTGTCCACAAACAGATACAATATAAATGCTGTGCATTGAATGGAAACTTAAAGACCCTTCCAGATCCAACAACCCCCTTTTCCATTGTAATAAAGGATCATTCTGCTAGCAGCCAAACATCCTTAAATATCCTAACAACTGctcaaaaattttatttttcaatcACATCTAAAATACAgaaacaaaaattaaaaataacaTTACCCAACATACTGGAATTAATAAATAGGTTTGGTATTGTTTGTGCCAAAACACATCAAATCTCAATCGCCTGGGAATGGAAAATAGGGTTACATTACGTGCAGAACATGAAAAATAAGAGGATAATATCATAATCGTAGCCAGACCATTAAATTCCCAATTAAACTGTAGAATCCATTGCAATGATCATGCTGAGATTCATAGGATGCATGTACTTTTGGGAGCCAATCATCATTTGTTGAACAATTAGCTTATTTGCTTTCTCTGAAGGATGAAATGGATCCCAAAATGCATACAGATCTCTGTTCTGGCACAAGTTTGACAATCGAGTACATAATCCGATTCCATTGTATCTTCCTTGTCCACAACAAGCTACCTTTGATGTTATGAATCCTGCCAAACATACAACAGATAGATATAATGAATCTGAATCTTTCAGGAGCACTTCAATCTTTAATGACCCGAAAGTAAAAACATCAAGTAGTGCATACCATATTGCTGGGGATTGTTGATAAAATCAAGATTCATCTCATTAGTATTTGCTGCAATAAAGACATGATCTCCAACTTCAGAATTGAGTTGCGTGAGAAGCTCAACCAGTTGCGGGTTGAATAAAGCGGAAGCCTGTTGGAGGGGAGCTGCACATTCTCCATTGACACTACGTTGGGCTAGTTCTGCTGGCACGCAACCTAATGGTCCCGTTCCTGTCACAAGAACTCTGCGAGCACCTTGTTCATATAGCCTCTGCACCATGGATTTCAATTATTACTCCATGACAGTAATTGTGATGCCAAATAATTTTTCAATAATATGTCCATAGAAATAGATTGAGTTCACAGAGCTTAGACTTCACAGAGCAGTTGATGACCATATTGAAGAAAGATATTAATTTTAATTGTGCAATGTATTCAAGGGGGTAAGTAATCAATCAGCACTAAAGCTACAAAACAgtcataaatttcataatttttccttgATTTTAATGTTAACTCAACTGCAATACATTCAGGGATGTTGTTGAAGTAATAGATACCACTACTACGTACTATATTAGTGAGGTTCTTTGAGTTATAAAATTTCATACAAAGATCTATGTAAAAAACGTCGACCATTATTAAAGATCTCAGTGCAAGAGATGAAAGTGAGAGTCGTATATTGAAGAAATAGGTGTTTCAGTCTTTGTAAGAAGCACATGAATCGCATTAAATGAAATTGAAAAGCTGGTGAAATGGGTGGAAAAATTAACTATCGTCTTGATTGATAATATGTCCTTAAAATCTGTATAGAGTACTCCTATTGGCTAGCTTCCCAGCACTCCTCAATCCGTGctaaaagataaaaaatgcatatgTAAAAACCTTAGACAAGCAACAAGTTAATTACTCAAATAAAACATGAAGACGAGTTTTGGAAAGAGATGAAATATAACATTGGTTACCTGTAAAATTTTGCGGTATTCGGAGATGATGAAGGTGACATAATTGGGGAGATTGTATTGGCGAGACCTGGCAGATAAAGGTACCAAGAAATAATTGTTGACAAAATCATTGCCTCCCAATGTGATGAGAACAAGTGATTCGCGTACAAGTTTCTTTGCCTGCTCTTCTCCAATCAAACCACTCACTCTTTGCTGGTATTGTTCAAAGTACCTCAACTGTAAGGGCATCCGAATCATGTCAACCTGCAAAACTCATTCCATGTTTATTATTATGTACTAGTTAATTAATTACCTCAAGTAATTTTGCAAGTCAAGGCCACACTTCATTTTATGAATTGGATAATCAGCTAGCAGTACTCTTTGTTCAATAAAACCCTAATTACACTTTCTTAACTAGAGTTAACTTGAATCATATCTagtattttttgttttttttttgtacGTACAAATTTGCTCGTTTTATAAATAAAATCCCCCATAAAGAATATTTATGTAGTAGAATTTTTGAGTACTTATGGTGAACAAAAAATTAAGGAAATACAGATATAGAGATGACACACTAATTAGTTAGTAAATTAGTTAGAAGAGCCTAAACATGTTAATGAAAATTAAAGTACTTACAAATTGGACTCCAGTATCGTTAAGTATTCCAATTCCTGCAGAAGCGAAATTAGCTCCAACAAGAAGCTTTTCACCTTGGAGCTCGGGACTCAGGTATGGCAATGTAGGTTCCGAACCAATTCTCTCACCTGAAATATTATAGATACATGTAAGAATTGAGTAGCTAGATTCACTATACAAGTAGTCTTATGCCTTGCGGCCTCGTCACTTATACTTCACTAGCTCCATCACTAGCACACAATCTTTTCCATGCAAAATTACCATAGCTAAAACATTTACTTGACAGTTTAATTTCTGGCACTAGTAGTAAATTTAATTTTGAGTTACATGAAGAATGCATGCATTCGTCTTAACAAGTTACAAATGTAAAATACAAAAGGACAAAATAAACGAAGCCTAACTGATGAGATCAGGAATGTTGAGTCCATTTGAGAAACGACCAGTGGCTCGATGAGTAGGAAAATCAATGCCATAAGGAGGTGCATCAGCACGAGCTGTCGTAGCCAAATAATTATTATTGCCATTGTCAACCAGGGAGTCTCCGAACACAAAGAAAGCTCGAGCCTCGGCTTTTAGGCCAAGACTTGCTACAACTACTTGCAACACCAGTACTGTAAAAATTGTAGACATGGATAATGATAAAGCCATGCGGAAGAATGATTAACCACACTTACCTATTGGTGTAAATAAAAGTATTTGTCCAATAGTTGTAATGTGCTTGCAAGTATTAGTAGGTTATAGTATTTGTAAACAGGTGAGATTTAGTCGATATATATAAGAAAGAGAGAACTTGAAGTAAATGCTACAGTTTGGTTGTTACATGTAATAAGTTTTTGTCAGTCTTTTTAGCAGGTTTGAATTATTTCTTTATTAAATTCATACATACATATCGGCTTGGTGTTCTGGCATAGTTGCTCAATCGGTTTAAAAAAACAGAAATGGCATGGCTGAATCCGAATTTTGCAAAGCTAGCATGTTTGGTTGGCTgggaaaaaataaaaatatatatagtGGTGTTTGCTGGTACACTTTTATGATATAAAATCGTCACAATTATTTTATCGGGTTTTAAAAAATGGATCGATCGGATTATCATCTAGAATGAAGGACGTGCTTCGAAAAAAACATCTTCACAGCCCCGGGTGCGCTCTACATGGTGCTAGCCCATGTGAGGCGACCGTTTGTACCGACCATCAACGATGAGAAATTACGACAACGATTCATGAAATTCTACATAAAAGTTCATGATGGTTACTACAACGGATATTTGCAACGATTATAACAAGGGAGGCATATGACAGTCGCTATAGTATAAGAAGACGACGAAGGTAGGTATTGATAATGAAGTCCACAAAACGTATACCAAAGCTAAGAAAGACCGAAACAACTATCAAAAAGCAAAAAATGATCCAGGCTCCGAGGCGTCCCCGGACCCCATAAAGTGCGCCCCGTGCTATATAACTGCACGACGTGGCCGCGGCTCCGCAATATGAAATAGATGAAACTAATAAGTTAGAAGGTTACTACCACAACTTAAATAGAAAGAGAATTAAACACAAGAATTACACAAGTGAAGAGAAGGACTAAGGGTGCGAAGGGACTCCGGGAGCCCGTTCTCCCAAAAAATGTATTAAATGTGTCGTTTTGTAGTCTTGCAAGTTATCCTCGTAGGGGAACGATCGTTAACATTCAGGTTGTGCTTCGGGAGTCCTGTCTCTGCATTCGAAGGGTTGTCCTCGCTGGGAGATTTTGGGGTTATCTAGCACTTTGCACTTATACGCTTGGGATCAGTTGTTCTGTATtatggtgggttatcctcatccGGTAGCGAGGATGCGCCTATGCAATTTCGGTAACTCATGGCTATAATGTGATATCCACCTGTTGGGGAGTTTCCCTATTCGTGAAATTCTGAAATCGTAATCGAGCCTTTGGCCTTTGTGACTAGGCCGCATCGATGGGCACTGCTAATGCAATTCAATGTTCGGGATATAATAGGAAGTTGGTTTGACAACTCCTATTGGGCCTCGAAATGAGAAGCCATGTCCATATTGGTTTCTTATTTCCCAAGAACTACGACCGACATGATCCTCTATAAAAGGAGGTACATATGCACATTTTGAGGGTACGTGTTTGTGAGCTCTTAGAAGAAAAATATAAACCCTAACAATTTTAGCCATTTCTTAATCACAAATCAATGCATTCTGGTAATTTCTCCGATCAACGACCACCGCTGAAGATCTTGATTCCGGCCGCGAACCTTAAAAGTTTGTTGATCAAATTCCTTCGTTAACAAATCCGCGCTAGAAAGAGGGGCTTATATCAAATCGAATCTTAGGAGGAAGAAAATGTCCTAATAATGGTGGAAACTCTCGCAAGAACGGCTACAGCTTTAATAAAAACAGACATAAAGGTTGTCATAAATCTCGTGACAACGAAGGCCACAATTCCCGTGGTTTTCAATGGAATAAGGCTATTTAAGATGGATGCTTCAGGTGACATGAAAATGGATTCATCAAGCAACATGAATATGGATGCATCAAGCGATATGAATATGGATGCTTCAAGAGACATGAAGATGGACGCTTCAAGCGAGAGGAAGATGGACGTTCCAAGAAATGTGAAGATGAACAACAGCCGTTGCACTTCAATAACGGTGGTTTGTTGGAATAACTCCACCAGATGGAAGATTCTTTAAATAATTTTGAAGAAGCTTAGTCGAAGGAGCTGGAAGCTGGCGACACGCTCATAGACATCACTCTGAAGATAAGACAATTGCTGACAAATTCAAGAAAGATCAACCCAACAATTTGAAGATCCGTAAAAATCAAGAAATATCTTCTTATTTGATGGCTCAGTTGTGTAATATCTGGGACATAGCGCGTAATTTTTTTTATCGATAAacgattattatgtgattattatgtgatttttggtgaattatctgatgattggtgttgataaGTGGATGTTTATTTGTTGTAAAATATAGGTATATTAATTTtgttatgtccagaataaaatatagataattatggtattttcctggtaatttttggagtgttatatgattttataatgatttatttattaattattttctgaataattacaaaactattttataaagccgggaatcgtccaaccttaaccgtttttacgtatttacaacccgaaactcttccgaaaactccttcctaatctgatctgataattccggacatttcccgtattttgactttttcgatccggattacggtttgacccgtgcgcgacctgccgcaagattttcgatacgataatcatttcgataaatcaacaaaacccgtattctcgaaagacgggatattattatattattttcgtatatagtattttataaaaatcccggttgggataattatccaatacgggtattaaatcagatcatttttgcagttacttaacggctaagtaactaatttaacgatccaatattctataaatataaatagcccttttattatttcattttagtcgtataatcacaatcagtcagtCGAAACCattaatttacagagaaaaaccctaaaaacgttgcgttcttcataatcaaattgtgacgccctcaatctcggggttatgaaatgaggacccacacacctttaatctaataattaaataagcataaaccccgattaactactaataggatcaaacatgataaagtatgagacaagattacaactatcaatcataaaatataacttacaaccccaaaataatattgaataaacataatcgattccggcttggaaccgatagataacccattgtatctttacaactctctggctaagcgcttgctcactcaaaaacaccactacctgctctggcaaccggaagccctcaacacgatagggaccaccaggtacgctcttacgagcagtgcgcctaagcctgaccatcttcttgcttaactaccatggttagattaaaacaaaatatatgagtataaaactcagcaagtaactatagagcagttctacaatataaaatccacaatatactttaccaatctctGGGCATTTTACTTTAtctgttctaggtggcagatttctatctttcggGTTAAGAAAAGGGGTATGAAGGGAAAATtttggggctttcaaggaacaaggctcaagcATGGTGAAAGCCGATATTCATCGCAAATCATTATCgggatcacaaatgatctttcaaGTGGAAAGCGACAACcttttcattataaggaatcaGTAAAATGATTAACAGaattaagaatcagggttcacgagctacaagcttcacaatatcacaatcaactcttttcaaagcaatataaaccattttcattattcaaagaatccattactgagtaggaagtttcaattcctttttaaaattaatatagaacccttgattggaccactttatctttcgtttcattataatacgggtgatcagcccgtaccgacctccatccggtctttaaggtaccaaaggcataatttcagcctcaaactggactagccccgctagcctcttaccatgactggactagtcccactagcctcttacgtccaatccaatccatcaagaattcgtttggaaaaccttgagttggaaaaagagtaggttttctaaattttattttatcattatcaagaatatgaaatcatttggactctttcaagtcgaaactcattcttagattcaatttcaagaaatcaaagtgaAGGAAACGAATCAAGGTTAAGCAAGATGAAATTCTAGGGGTTttgaatcaatgataacaaggtacttaagttaaaAAAATCAGACTGTTCCAAGGATCAATAGGGGATATGGTGATCAAAGAATATGGCATCATTACAAGGGattcgtaaaggtaattataggaTTTATAACAGTGCATGGCATAACAAATAATTTGAACAGAAAAgataggttaccaaagggttgaatcaataagcttatcaataacagttttacaagatcaaagacagggtatctcaaatcaataacaggggttcattattttaatagttcaatactctacatggtatggaCAAT
This sequence is a window from Apium graveolens cultivar Ventura chromosome 9, ASM990537v1, whole genome shotgun sequence. Protein-coding genes within it:
- the LOC141683657 gene encoding GDSL esterase/lipase At5g33370-like isoform X1, with protein sequence MALSLSMSTIFTVLVLQVVVASLGLKAEARAFFVFGDSLVDNGNNNYLATTARADAPPYGIDFPTHRATGRFSNGLNIPDLISERIGSEPTLPYLSPELQGEKLLVGANFASAGIGILNDTGVQFVDMIRMPLQLRYFEQYQQRVSGLIGEEQAKKLVRESLVLITLGGNDFVNNYFLVPLSARSRQYNLPNYVTFIISEYRKILQRLYEQGARRVLVTGTGPLGCVPAELAQRSVNGECAAPLQQASALFNPQLVELLTQLNSEVGDHVFIAANTNEMNLDFINNPQQYGFITSKVACCGQGRYNGIGLCTRLSNLCQNRDLYAFWDPFHPSEKANKLIVQQMMIGSQKYMHPMNLSMIIAMDSTV
- the LOC141683657 gene encoding GDSL esterase/lipase At5g33370-like isoform X2; translated protein: MALSLSMSTIFTVLVLQVVVASLGLKAEARAFFVFGDSLVDNGNNNYLATTARADAPPYGIDFPTHRATGRFSNGLNIPDLISERIGSEPTLPYLSPELQGEKLLVGANFASAGIGILNDTGVQFVDMIRMPLQLRYFEQYQQRVSGLIGEEQAKKLVRESLVLITLGGNDFVNNYFLVPLSARSRQYNLPNYVTFIISEYRKILQRLYEQGARRVLVTGTGPLGCVPAELAQRSVNGECAAPLQQASALFNPQLVELLTQLNSEVGDHVFIAANTNEMNLDFINNPQQYGSLLWTRKIQWNRIMYSIVKLVPEQRSVCILGSISSFRESK